GTAGGCAATGTGTTTAGGGATTTACCATCACAAGTTATTGTACTGCTTTCTATTTGAGATAACATTGCATTTTCCAATTTGGAATCTATGTCTTCGTAAAATTTGGAGAGCATAACTGCTTTGTGAATGTGAAACGTGTTTGATGATTACCACTTGCTTGTCGGCTTGTAGAATAGTAATCtaaagttttaaaagagGAAAGACGTCAAAAAGGGATTACCAAGATATTGgaaataataatgataataatttatatcCAGGCGAatgttattaaataaaggtACTGCAAAAGGACTATTAGAAGCGAAAAAAGAGTGCTGGTTATTGAAGCTGAGCCGTGATGGATTTGCAAAGAACACTTATTGTTTGTAAAACCAAGTTTGGTGCAGTGAAAACAGAATATAGTTTTGGGAATAAACTAAACACTTTGTTTGTAAGGCCGGCATTTTGGGGCATGGTTCGTTCTTTTGTAGGAAAATGCCAGGCATTCTCTCAATATGATGGAATTGAGGATATGGTATGTAAATACAGATTTGACATCAATAAATCCTGTTGTTCAGTCATCTTGACTTATATTAAGGGACTGTTTGTGGGGTAGAATGACTGTGTGATTTCGTCAAAGTATAGTTGAAATGTGGAGAAGCTTAATGGAGATGGTTCAATCACTTGAGAGATGCATAAATAAGAGTCTAAGCcgtaatttaaaattagtaaGTAAGAGAAGGAACAAGGTCGGAAATTCGTTTATCTGTGAGCTTATTTCTGTATCAAAGCATAGTAATCAGAAGGTCATCTGAAAAAGGGGAGGGGggttattaaaaaatttaatcatATTGGAActaaaagaataaagagAAGAGACATTGAAGTGAGAGACGAAGTGAATCGTAAAGAGCGATCTCAGTTTCCAGTCATggatttgtttgtttacaacaACTCCAATTATTTTGTATGCCTCTCATGATACAATAAAAGTGTTTTTAACTGGAAtgagaaaatattaaaaataattattatatcaattttttttgttacaCAGTCCACATTCACCGTACAACAAAACAAATCCCCCAACGACTAttgctttttctcttttcatATATACCTGTGTACCCCCATCACCCATCGCCTTTTGCAATGGAGGATGTGGAGCTGTGTGTATTTGGCAATAACGAATACTACCCTTGTAAACGGTATATTCATTAATATAATCCATCGCATCAGTATTTGGATTTGTAGTTTCGTAATACCGTCATTAACTAGCTAGTTACTATGTGCTCCCTAGTCTATAATAACAATTCTTGACATCGTAAGCATTTTGATTAATTGATTGTCTTGTAGCTAGTTTCCTTCACATTTTGACATAGAGAGCGCGAAGGGCTCCGTTAAATGAGTTCCCAACAAAATGAATCAAAGGCAGTGCGAGTTTTCGTGGGGTTTATTGGAATCTgtcaattaaaaataaaataaaataatagaatAACAACAGGAAGGAAAAAAGCTAGCATGTCATTTGTTAAGTGTGAGATTGGTAGTAAATTGGAGAACTGCTTATAAACAGTCTTTCCGGTTCGCTAGTAATGGTGTCCAAAGGGAGTGTAAATTAAAAGGGTGGATAAGTCTCATCTCAGCATGGAAcctaaataaattattgtttAGCAGGCAGAATTGTTATGAGGGAAGAAGTGGAGGGAAaacaattttcaaatgGCATCGCGATATAATTAGAGTAAATTGTGGCACAACGAATAGAGTGTGATGCGATTCACCAACCGTGGTGTTAACCATTAAAGCCCCTGTTTTTCAAGAAAACTACCTCTTTTACTTCAACATGTACTGCCTGTGTGCCTTTGTATCTGTCATATCTACTCAACGACTATTAGTATTACTCAGAGCTATTtacttcttccttttttctcCAACGTAGAttgaatttcaataaaatcgAATTACGAAAGTGAACGTGCTGCAAGAGTTTACTCTACACCTCGTTATGTAACAAGCATTCAAGATAAGCCACAGAGCCCCTTACACTGACTCCACACACGATGCTGGTCGATAAACCCCAGACTAATCGAATCTTAAAATTTACCACAAAAGTGACATGCTACCCATCCCTTAGTAGTCACTGTAATTATTGCTACACCAATAATGAACCAAATTTGTGGGTCCTTTCGACCATTCCTGCTTTGTTGAGTCCAAGTCGATGAATTAGCGTTTTACAAGATTACGAAAGCCATGCGGTAACGTTTGCTAAACCGAGAATCCTGAATACATATATTGGTGAATTTCTTCCATCTTAATTTAAAACGTGGGTGTTTGCTTACAAACGTTGGGAGTAGTATAAAGATCAAAAGATTGCGTTGCGAAGTAGTGTGTTAAGTACCTACTTCATTTATATACACATCGAGAAAGCTCTTGTAAAAAGGTTTTCCCTATAAGAAAAAGTCTTGCTGGAATTGTTTGTGTGTTTTTGTTGTATATAGCTTCACTACCATACCATCATACTGCTATACAAACCTGTCCTCAATTTACTTACCACTGTATTCTAAAGTACTCTGTAATTAATAGTATAGGGGTTAAGGTTTCTCGTTATGGATATCGAAAAGTCTGACAAGTGGACGTATGTGAAGGAGCGCAAAGTTGGTGAAGGAACGTATGCCGTCGTGTTCCTGGGTCGccaaaaagaaactaaTCGGCGTGTGGCtattaaaaagattaaagTGGGCCAGTTCAAAGATGGTATCGATATAAGTGCTTTACGAGAGATCAAATTTCTTCGGGAGTCAAGGCACGACAATGTCATCGAGTTAGTTGATGTATTCTCCACAAAGTCCAACCTCAACATCATCTTGGAATTCCTGGACAGTGATTTGGAAATGCTGATCAAAGACAAATTCATCGTTTTTCAACCTGCCCACATCAAATCGTGGATGGTCATGTTGTTACGCGGTTTGCATCACATTCATTCTCGCTTCATCCTTCATCGAGATTTGAAGCCTAATAACCTTTTAATTTCGAGTGACGGTGTCCTAAAATTGGCTGATTTTGGCCTTTCTCGTGATTTTGGCACCCCAAGCCACATGAGTCATCAGGTCATTACACGATGGTACAGGCCTCCAGAGCTATTTATGGGTTGTCGAAGCTATGGCACCGGTGTTGATATGTGGAGTGTAGGCTGCATTTTTGCAGAGTTGATGCTTAGGACCCCGTATTTGCCAGGCGAATCTGATCTGGATCAGCTTAACGTAATTTTCCGCGCTCTTGGAACTCCTGAACCAGAGGTCATTAAAAGCATGCAACAGCTTCCCAACTACGTTGAGATGAAACACATTCCTCCTCCTAACGGTGGTATGGAGGCTCTTTTTTCGGCAGCTGGCcatgaagaaattgatttactCAAGATGATGTTGGATTACAATCCATATCGTCGTCCCACTGCTCAACAAGCCCTTGAGcatcattatttttctgCCCTTCCTAAACCCACACATCCTTCTCTTCTCCCACGCAAAGGGGGTGAGGAAGGAATCAAGCACGTCTCTAGTGACCTGCAGCGACAAAACAACTTTCCAATGCGtgcaaatattaaatttgtttaatgaTTGATCGTGTGCTAGTATGCACCTTTAACTATATACCATTCTTTTCTCATTCATGTTTCCCTACAGAAAAATTGGAATGATGTGACTGTATGCGGATTTTTCTGTTTAGATAATTGTCattctattttttagaCGTTTACTCTACTCGCTGATAATTTCGATATCAACGTTATACGAAAATATCTTCTACTTAGCTTCATTTCCTTGCGGTACTCTTTGAGGTATTATCGCCCATTGCTTAAGAGTTAATGGAAATTGATTGCTTTTTCTAACCATATTTCAGAATTATGGACACTCTTATTTTCATCTGATAATACAATACTCATTCCAACGTTTAATGATTTATGTAAACATGCAATCCATGTTTTTAACATATTTGGTAGTAAAGCTAGAATTATGATGTATTTATAAGATCGTTAAATCTCTTATATATAAGTTTTATACAATATGAATTAATCAATAGACTAGCGAAAGCCTTCTTGTAAATCGTACTCCAGCTTTTCTGGAAAACTGGTACGTCCAAAAActcattaaattattaacgTGGTACGTTACGGTTtctaatttaattattaaacgAGCGAGTACTTTGACAGTTAAATAGGCTACTGTGGTGCACTCGGCATCGATATTCTATACAAAGCAGTCACATCTTTTGACACTTGGCCAAAATTTTGGATATTGAATACTGCATCCACCAAAAATGGTTCGAGGTCCtaaaaagcatttgaagCGTGTTGCTGCCCCTCACCACTGGCTTTTGGACAAGCTCTCCGGAACTTACGCTCCAAAGCCTTCTCCAGGTCCTCATAAGGCCCGTGAGTGCCTTCCTTTGATTGTTTTCTTGCGTAACCGTCTTAAATATGCTTTGAACGGACGTGAGGTTAAGGCTATCCTTATGCAACGTCTCATTAAGGTAGATGGAAAGGTTCGTACCGACTCTACTTTCCCTACCGGCTTTATGGATGTGATCTCCGTTGAAAAGACTGGTGAGCACTTCCGCCTTGTCTATGACATTAAGGGCCGTTTCACTGTCCACCGTATTACTGCTGAAGAGGCTAAATACAAGCTTTGCAAGGTCAAGCGTGTTCAATTAGGTGCTAAGGGTGTTCCTTTTCTCGTCACCCATGATGGACGTACTATTCGTTATCCCGATCCATTGATCAAGGTCAACGACACCATAAAACTTAACTTGGAAACCAACAAGATCGAGTCgttcattaaatttgataCTTCCGCTCAAGTTATGGTTACCGGTGGTCGTAACATGGGACGTGTTGGTACCATTGTCCATCGTGAGCACCATCTTGGTTCCTTTGAAATCATTCATGTTAAGGATGCTTTGGACCGTG
This region of Schizosaccharomyces pombe strain 972h- genome assembly, chromosome: II genomic DNA includes:
- the mcs6 gene encoding transcription factor TFIIH associated cyclin-dependent protein kinase Mcs6 — protein: MDIEKSDKWTYVKERKVGEGTYAVVFLGRQKETNRRVAIKKIKVGQFKDGIDISALREIKFLRESRHDNVIELVDVFSTKSNLNIILEFLDSDLEMLIKDKFIVFQPAHIKSWMVMLLRGLHHIHSRFILHRDLKPNNLLISSDGVLKLADFGLSRDFGTPSHMSHQVITRWYRPPELFMGCRSYGTGVDMWSVGCIFAELMLRTPYLPGESDLDQLNVIFRALGTPEPEVIKSMQQLPNYVEMKHIPPPNGGMEALFSAAGHEEIDLLKMMLDYNPYRRPTAQQALEHHYFSALPKPTHPSLLPRKGGEEGIKHVSSDLQRQNNFPMRANIKFV
- the rps401 gene encoding 40S ribosomal protein eS4, with the translated sequence MVRGPKKHLKRVAAPHHWLLDKLSGTYAPKPSPGPHKARECLPLIVFLRNRLKYALNGREVKAILMQRLIKVDGKVRTDSTFPTGFMDVISVEKTGEHFRLVYDIKGRFTVHRITAEEAKYKLCKVKRVQLGAKGVPFLVTHDGRTIRYPDPLIKVNDTIKLNLETNKIESFIKFDTSAQVMVTGGRNMGRVGTIVHREHHLGSFEIIHVKDALDREFATRLSNVFVIGETGKSWISLPKGKGVKLSITEERDRRRALKGLA